One window of the Streptomyces sp. NBC_00259 genome contains the following:
- a CDS encoding secondary thiamine-phosphate synthase enzyme YjbQ — MPDAFTTRVLNVATGTTEAVTDLTRECAEFLDETAHGRDGLLHVFVPHATAGIAVIETGAGSDDDLLAALHVLLPADDRYQHRHGSPGHGRDHVVPALVPPHATLPVIGGRLELGTWQSVCLVDTNKDNPERQVRLSFLG; from the coding sequence ATGCCCGACGCCTTCACCACCCGAGTTCTGAACGTGGCCACCGGCACGACGGAGGCCGTGACCGATCTGACCCGCGAGTGCGCGGAATTCCTCGACGAGACCGCCCACGGTCGCGACGGCCTGCTCCATGTGTTCGTGCCCCACGCCACCGCGGGGATCGCGGTGATCGAGACCGGCGCAGGCAGCGACGACGATCTCCTGGCCGCACTGCACGTCCTGCTTCCCGCCGACGACCGCTACCAGCACCGCCACGGCAGCCCGGGCCACGGCCGCGACCACGTCGTGCCCGCGCTCGTGCCACCGCACGCGACCCTGCCGGTCATCGGCGGCCGGCTGGAGCTCGGCACCTGGCAGTCGGTCTGTCTGGTCGACACCAACAAGGACAACCCGGAGCGTCAGGTGCGGTTGAGTTTCCTGGGCTGA
- a CDS encoding putative leader peptide, protein MLRTALLTTRGHIDLLRVASAACRRGC, encoded by the coding sequence ATGTTGCGTACAGCCCTGCTCACCACGCGCGGTCACATCGACCTGCTGCGGGTGGCTTCCGCCGCGTGTCGTCGCGGCTGCTGA
- a CDS encoding ABC transporter permease: protein MTVDHAPPDISAISKNAPAEEPVDSVQPALEAVTPAGVRGGRGGLRSVPRWLRRTVGPVLLLVLWQVSSSAGFLNPDTLASPGTIARAAGDLVADGTLPNAMGVSLRRVAAGLLLGGAIGIGLALVSGLSRLGEDLVDATVQMLRTVPWVGLIPLFIIWLGIGEAPKVALIALGVAFHLYLNVYAGIRGVDEQLVEAGHSLGLGRWGLIRHVVLPGALPGAMTGLRYSLATAWLALVFGESINADAGIGFLMNQAREFFRTDVIVVCLVVYAFLGLLADALVRTLERLLLQWRPTFKGQ, encoded by the coding sequence ATGACCGTCGATCACGCCCCACCGGACATCTCCGCCATATCCAAGAACGCTCCGGCCGAGGAGCCCGTCGATTCCGTCCAGCCCGCACTCGAAGCCGTCACCCCGGCCGGGGTACGCGGCGGCCGCGGCGGCCTGCGCTCCGTACCCCGCTGGCTGCGGCGCACCGTGGGCCCCGTGCTCCTGCTCGTGCTGTGGCAGGTGTCCAGCTCCGCCGGGTTCCTGAACCCGGACACGCTCGCCTCGCCCGGGACCATCGCCCGCGCCGCCGGGGACCTGGTCGCCGACGGCACCCTGCCGAACGCCATGGGTGTCTCGCTGCGACGGGTCGCCGCGGGGCTGCTCCTCGGTGGCGCGATCGGCATCGGTCTCGCTCTGGTCTCCGGACTGTCCCGGCTCGGCGAGGACCTCGTCGACGCGACCGTGCAGATGCTGCGGACGGTCCCCTGGGTCGGGCTGATCCCGCTGTTCATCATCTGGCTGGGCATCGGCGAGGCGCCGAAGGTCGCGCTCATCGCCCTCGGTGTCGCCTTCCACCTCTATCTCAACGTCTACGCCGGCATCCGAGGCGTCGACGAGCAGCTCGTCGAGGCCGGGCATTCACTGGGTCTCGGCCGCTGGGGACTGATCCGCCATGTCGTCCTGCCGGGAGCGCTGCCCGGCGCCATGACGGGGCTGCGCTACTCGCTCGCCACCGCCTGGCTGGCGCTCGTCTTCGGCGAGTCCATCAACGCGGACGCCGGGATCGGCTTCCTGATGAACCAGGCCCGGGAGTTCTTCCGGACCGACGTCATCGTCGTCTGCCTCGTCGTCTACGCCTTCCTCGGCCTGCTGGCCGACGCCCTCGTCCGCACTCTCGAAAGGCTGCTGCTGCAATGGCGACCGACGTTCAAGGGACAGTGA
- a CDS encoding ABC transporter ATP-binding protein, which produces MATDVQGTVNTAADTTAAVRVEGLTRSFDGRPVIDGLDLTLRPGEFTALLGHSGCGKSTLLRVLAGLDRDIEGTVLVPKRRAVAFQAPRLMPWKRVWRNVLLGLPGKPDRAVAERALAEVGLGDRSGAWPKTLSGGEAQRASLARALVREPDLLLLDEPFGALDALTRLTAQQLVAELWQRRGCAVLLVTHDVDEALLLADRALVMRDGVIAYETAVTPDRPRTAGDPRLAALRTRLLTELGVEGPATTARTAA; this is translated from the coding sequence ATGGCGACCGACGTTCAAGGGACAGTGAACACAGCGGCGGACACGACGGCCGCCGTACGGGTCGAAGGACTGACCCGTTCCTTCGACGGCCGTCCGGTGATCGACGGCCTCGATCTGACGCTCCGCCCCGGGGAGTTCACCGCGCTGCTCGGACACAGCGGCTGCGGGAAGTCGACACTGCTGCGGGTCCTCGCGGGCCTCGACCGCGACATCGAGGGAACGGTCCTCGTGCCCAAGCGGCGGGCCGTGGCGTTCCAGGCGCCCCGGCTGATGCCCTGGAAGCGGGTGTGGCGCAACGTGCTGCTGGGCCTGCCGGGCAAGCCCGACCGGGCCGTCGCGGAGCGCGCGTTGGCGGAGGTCGGCCTCGGCGATCGCTCCGGAGCCTGGCCGAAGACGCTGTCCGGCGGCGAGGCGCAGCGGGCCTCCCTCGCCCGTGCCCTCGTACGCGAACCCGATCTGCTGCTGCTCGACGAGCCGTTCGGCGCGCTGGACGCGCTGACCCGGCTCACGGCGCAGCAGTTGGTGGCCGAGTTGTGGCAGCGGCGCGGCTGCGCCGTGCTGCTGGTCACGCACGACGTGGACGAGGCGCTGCTGCTCGCCGATCGGGCGCTGGTGATGCGGGACGGCGTCATCGCGTACGAGACGGCCGTCACGCCGGACCGTCCTCGCACCGCCGGTGATCCGCGGCTCGCCGCGCTCCGCACCCGGCTGCTGACCGAACTCGGCGTCGAAGGCCCCGCCACCACCGCCCGCACCGCCGCCTGA
- a CDS encoding ABC transporter substrate-binding protein, whose amino-acid sequence MKRFLPAAALLPLALLLSACSGSSAADDSSGGAGGSVDGKGSLTLNVGDQKGGSEAVLRAAGELDDLPYRIKWSTFTSGPPLLEAVNAKAVDVGSVGNTPPVFAAGSGSKISIVAATHGDSAGEAILVPKDSPLRTPADLKGKSVAVAQGSSAHYQLIASLRKAGLGPEDIKISLLQPADALAAFTSGRVDAWAVWDPYTSQVLRGGKSRVLTDGNGLVNGLGFQVAAPSALADKQKAAAIGDLIERLRRAQDWVFKHPEEWAKVWAKDTGLPYGVALDAVKRSYGTRVPVAVDAAAIASEQQIADTFAELKLIPRRFDFADYVDDRFNKDLPPSTSPARSYGKATS is encoded by the coding sequence ATGAAACGCTTCCTTCCCGCCGCCGCCCTGCTCCCCCTCGCCCTGCTGCTGTCCGCCTGCTCCGGCAGCTCCGCCGCCGACGACTCCTCGGGCGGAGCCGGCGGCAGTGTCGACGGAAAGGGCTCGCTCACGCTCAACGTCGGGGACCAGAAGGGCGGTTCCGAAGCCGTCCTGCGGGCCGCCGGCGAGCTCGACGATCTCCCCTACAGGATCAAGTGGTCCACGTTCACGTCCGGACCGCCGCTGCTGGAGGCCGTCAACGCCAAGGCCGTGGACGTCGGCTCGGTCGGCAACACCCCGCCCGTCTTCGCCGCGGGCTCCGGTTCGAAGATCAGCATCGTGGCCGCCACCCACGGCGACTCCGCGGGCGAGGCGATCCTCGTACCCAAGGACTCGCCGTTGCGGACACCCGCGGATCTGAAGGGGAAGTCGGTCGCTGTCGCACAGGGCAGTTCGGCGCACTACCAGCTGATCGCCTCCCTGCGGAAGGCCGGTCTCGGGCCCGAGGACATCAAGATCAGTCTGCTCCAGCCCGCCGACGCGCTCGCCGCGTTCACCAGCGGCCGGGTCGACGCATGGGCGGTGTGGGACCCGTACACCTCCCAGGTGCTGCGGGGCGGCAAGAGCCGGGTCCTCACCGACGGCAACGGGCTGGTGAACGGACTCGGCTTCCAGGTCGCCGCGCCGTCGGCGCTCGCCGACAAGCAGAAGGCCGCCGCCATCGGTGACCTCATCGAGCGGCTGCGGCGCGCCCAGGACTGGGTGTTCAAGCACCCGGAGGAGTGGGCGAAGGTCTGGGCGAAGGACACCGGGCTGCCCTACGGGGTCGCGCTCGACGCGGTGAAGCGGTCGTACGGGACCAGGGTGCCGGTCGCCGTCGACGCCGCGGCGATCGCGTCCGAACAGCAGATCGCCGACACCTTCGCCGAACTGAAGCTCATTCCGCGCCGCTTCGACTTCGCCGACTACGTCGACGACCGCTTCAACAAGGACCTGCCGCCGTCGACCTCCCCGGCGCGCAGCTATGGAAAGGCCACATCCTGA
- a CDS encoding LLM class flavin-dependent oxidoreductase produces MSVHLHWFLPTGGDGRTLVDRHAYTDGGIKRSRITPVSGVRAPDIEYLAQIAKAAEQLGFEAVLTPTGTWCEDAWLTTVALSQHTERLKFLVAFRPGVISPVLAAQMAATYQRITRGRLLLNVVTGGDSTEQRRFGDRLDHDRRYARTAEFLSVVRGVWGGGPYDFEGEHFQVEGGLTALPPDPLPEIFFGGSSAAAGPVAADHADVYLTWGEPPQQVKEKIDWIRGLAEERGRRVRFGIRLHTISRDSAREAWATADRLLDDLDPETIAAAQQALGRSESVGQQRMLALHGGRRESLEISPNLWAGVGLVRGGAGTALVGSHADVADRIEEYHELGIEHFVLSGYPHLEEAYWFGEGVTPELAARGLLHRIPPSPLLGVPAANGRPASAPGGAPLLVAGGR; encoded by the coding sequence ATGAGCGTTCATCTGCACTGGTTCCTGCCGACCGGCGGCGACGGCCGCACCCTCGTCGACCGGCACGCCTACACCGACGGCGGTATCAAACGGTCCCGGATCACCCCGGTGAGCGGGGTCCGGGCGCCGGACATCGAGTATCTGGCACAGATCGCGAAGGCCGCCGAGCAGCTGGGTTTCGAGGCCGTGCTGACGCCCACCGGGACATGGTGCGAGGACGCCTGGCTGACGACGGTGGCGCTGTCGCAGCACACCGAGCGGCTGAAGTTCCTCGTCGCGTTCCGGCCCGGGGTGATCTCGCCGGTGCTGGCGGCGCAGATGGCGGCGACGTACCAGCGCATCACCCGTGGCCGGCTGCTGCTGAACGTGGTGACGGGTGGCGACTCCACCGAACAGCGACGCTTCGGCGACCGTCTCGACCACGACCGGCGGTACGCGCGGACGGCGGAGTTCCTGTCGGTCGTCCGGGGTGTGTGGGGCGGTGGCCCGTACGACTTCGAGGGCGAGCACTTCCAGGTGGAGGGCGGGCTCACGGCGCTTCCGCCGGACCCGCTGCCGGAGATCTTCTTCGGCGGCTCGTCGGCCGCCGCGGGCCCGGTGGCCGCGGACCACGCCGACGTCTACCTCACCTGGGGCGAGCCGCCGCAGCAGGTGAAGGAGAAGATCGACTGGATCCGCGGGCTCGCGGAGGAACGAGGCCGCCGGGTGCGCTTCGGGATCCGGCTCCACACCATCTCGCGCGACTCGGCGCGCGAGGCGTGGGCGACGGCGGACCGGCTGCTGGACGATCTCGACCCGGAGACGATCGCCGCGGCGCAGCAGGCACTCGGCCGGAGCGAATCGGTGGGCCAGCAGCGGATGCTCGCCCTCCACGGAGGCAGGCGGGAGTCGCTGGAGATCTCGCCGAATCTGTGGGCGGGCGTGGGGCTGGTGCGCGGCGGGGCGGGGACGGCTCTGGTGGGAAGCCACGCGGACGTCGCGGACCGTATCGAGGAGTACCACGAGCTGGGCATCGAGCACTTCGTCCTGTCCGGCTACCCGCACCTGGAGGAGGCCTACTGGTTCGGGGAGGGCGTCACCCCCGAACTGGCGGCGCGCGGTCTCCTCCACCGGATCCCGCCCTCCCCGCTCCTCGGCGTCCCCGCGGCGAACGGCCGTCCCGCCTCGGCCCCGGGCGGCGCGCCCCTCCTGGTGGCGGGCGGTCGGTAG
- a CDS encoding NAD(P)/FAD-dependent oxidoreductase: protein MAHGTAHKALPSAAGVVIIGGGVIGAGIAFHLAEAGVRDVLVLERDTPASGSSGKPIGGVRAQFSDPLNIRLGQHSLRAWREFGRRPGADVGLEQVGYLFLLNRDEDVAAFGEASALQRELGVDSRLVGPQEAQALCPYVDPSGFVAAAHSPGDGYALPEAAVLGYLRAARALGATVLPHCAVTGIDRDGDVLRAVRTPYGTVRTTTVICAAGAWSAGIAEMAGLRLPVTPLRRQIALTGPLAPRPPRIPFTLDFDSTLYFHNDNAGGLVLGLSDARQEPGFGREFSEEWLEPFREAAARVAPALAGMEPAGGGWAGLYEMTPDRNALIGEASGVSRFLYATGFSGHGFLQAPAVGEIVRDLYLGREPFLDVGPLAATRFEAAPSPTAARPEAHII, encoded by the coding sequence ATGGCTCACGGGACAGCTCACAAGGCCCTGCCCTCCGCAGCCGGAGTCGTCATCATCGGCGGCGGCGTCATCGGGGCCGGCATCGCGTTCCATCTCGCCGAGGCGGGCGTCCGCGACGTCCTCGTGCTGGAGCGGGACACTCCCGCCTCCGGCTCGTCGGGCAAACCGATCGGCGGCGTACGCGCCCAGTTCTCCGATCCGCTCAACATCCGTCTCGGGCAGCACAGTCTCCGGGCCTGGCGCGAGTTCGGCAGGCGGCCCGGCGCGGACGTGGGGCTGGAGCAGGTCGGCTATCTCTTCCTGCTGAACCGCGACGAGGATGTGGCGGCGTTCGGCGAGGCGTCGGCCCTGCAGCGGGAACTGGGCGTGGACAGCCGTCTTGTCGGCCCCCAAGAGGCCCAGGCTCTGTGCCCGTACGTCGACCCGTCCGGGTTCGTGGCCGCCGCCCACTCCCCCGGCGACGGATACGCCCTGCCCGAGGCGGCCGTGCTCGGCTATCTGCGGGCCGCCCGCGCCCTCGGCGCGACCGTGCTCCCCCACTGCGCGGTCACCGGTATCGACCGCGACGGCGACGTGCTGCGTGCCGTCCGTACGCCGTACGGCACGGTCCGTACCACCACCGTGATCTGCGCGGCGGGCGCCTGGTCGGCCGGTATCGCCGAGATGGCCGGGCTGCGGCTGCCCGTCACGCCACTGCGCCGCCAGATCGCGCTCACCGGACCGCTCGCGCCCCGCCCGCCCCGTATCCCCTTCACCCTCGACTTCGACTCGACCCTGTACTTCCACAACGACAACGCCGGCGGCCTGGTCCTCGGGCTGTCCGACGCCCGCCAGGAGCCGGGCTTCGGGCGGGAGTTCAGCGAGGAGTGGCTGGAGCCGTTCCGCGAGGCCGCCGCCCGCGTCGCGCCGGCCCTCGCGGGCATGGAGCCGGCGGGCGGCGGCTGGGCGGGGCTCTACGAGATGACGCCGGACCGCAACGCCCTCATCGGCGAGGCGTCCGGCGTCTCCCGCTTTCTGTACGCCACGGGGTTCTCCGGGCACGGCTTCCTCCAGGCGCCCGCGGTGGGCGAGATCGTGCGCGATCTGTACCTGGGGCGGGAGCCGTTCCTCGACGTGGGCCCGCTGGCGGCGACCCGTTTCGAGGCGGCGCCGTCCCCCACCGCGGCCCGGCCGGAGGCACACATCATCTGA